In Leishmania braziliensis MHOM/BR/75/M2904 complete genome, chromosome 18, the following proteins share a genomic window:
- a CDS encoding putative RNA binding protein: MEHAAAQTQSLYSSANPHSTNISTYGNTVSPYLSNNSPNAVMYAGGSSSNGGLPSPTSVATVYTPTTHASANQVIRQQAQRTAQQNMNQSQTSTTFSAYGGAAGSGSGSGFFYSTPPTQAAGAQPIYSANASAAAMFPIRGGSTSMSPAQMAPTQMLTPQTNVAAAGAAVWTSAAANINVGSKLFVGQVPAVCTEDQLRPLFAQFGSLLEIKIMREPNGRSKGSAWVRYESEESAQRAISSLNEKHVVPPQTNPLRVQFAAPSTNRMSQVSQPQPLSALSTIMPPSAVMQPQPQPNYATAATYATPQGYAGATTAYMQGQYATSSNLMTLRTPPQQQAAVPPPAGKIEYLQSNQPGGLIYSTTSPTAVDAMQQQQAPQQQQQQAPQQQQVVYTTGSQMRSVMYTPDPFGMTSQMTAAPPQQHNQWCS, from the coding sequence ATGGAGCATGCTGCCGCCCAGACTCAGAGCCTCTACTCCAGTGCCAATCCCCACAGCACCAACATCAGTACCTACGGTAACACCGTTTCCCCCTACCTCTCCAACAACAGTCCGAACGCCGTAATGTACGCCggtggaagcagcagcaacggtggTTTGCCGTCGCCTACCTCTGTCGCCACGGTGTACACCCCCACCACGCACGCCTCGGCAAACCAGGTGATCCGCCAGCAGGCGCAGAGAACTGCGCAGCAGAATATGAATCAGTCACAGACGAGCACCACCTTCAGCGCctacggcggtgctgcgggcaGCGGCTCTGGCAGTGGCTTTTTCTACTCTACTCCGCCGACGCAGGCAGCGGGGGCGCAGCCCATATACTCTGCCAATGCATCTGCCGCTGCAATGTTCCCGATCCGTGGTGGATCCACCTCCATGTCTCCAGCGCAGATGGCCCCAACCCAGATGCTGACACCCCAGACCAACGTGGCCGCTGCcggggcggcggtgtggaCCAGTGCTGCGGCCAACATCAACGTTGGCAGCAAGCTCTTCGTTGGTCAGGTCCCTGCAGTGTGTACTGAGGACCAGCTACGCCCTCTCTTTGCGCAGTTTGGCAGCCTGCTAGAGATCAAGATCATGCGGGAGCCGAACGGCCGCAGCAAGGGAAGCGCGTGGGTGCGCTACGAATCGGAGGAGTCTGCGCAGCGTGCTATCAGCTCCCTCAACGAGAAGCACGTTGTGCCGCCACAGACGAACCCGCTACGTGTGCAGTTCGCCGCGCCCAGCACCAACCGCATGTCGCAGGTTTCCCAGCCCCAGCCCCTCTCGGCCCTTAGTACCATAATGCCGCCCTCTGCAGTcatgcagccgcagccgcagccgaactacgccaccgcagcgacCTATGCCACCCCGCAGGGTTACGCGGGTGCTACCACGGCGTACATGCAGGGGCAGTACGCGACCTCGTCCAACTTGATGACCTTGCGCACCCCtccccagcagcaggcagcggtgccgccccCTGCTGGCAAGATCGAATATCTGCAGAGCAACCAGCCTGGCGGACTTATCTACTCCACTACTTCCCCAACTGCTGTTGatgcgatgcagcagcagcaggcaccacagcagcagcagcaacaggcaccacagcagcagcaggtggtgTACACGACCGGCAGCCAGATGCGTAGTGTAATGTACACCCCGGATCCGTTTGGCATGACGAGTCAGATgactgctgcgccacctcagcagcatAACCAGTGGTGCAGCTAA